The proteins below are encoded in one region of Thermoanaerobacterium sp. PSU-2:
- a CDS encoding SGNH/GDSL hydrolase family protein: MEMLNIKENYNFLVCGDSISKGVVLDKIRNKYVVLKDSYANLLNGCLKGTVENISKFGSTILRGKDRLKKELDKVSPDIVLLEFGGNDCDFNWDEVAKDPYKEHLPNTDFNVFKETLRELIDSLKNANIAPVLLTLPPLDADRYFSWISKGNKEMAKNILTWLGSVTKIYWWQERYNSAILSIASSTDTKIIDVRSAFLDRPDYRKLLCEDGIHPNEEGHKAIADRIKDYVMTYYEFLLK, translated from the coding sequence ATGGAGATGTTGAACATAAAAGAAAATTACAACTTTCTTGTGTGCGGAGATTCCATATCCAAAGGCGTGGTTCTCGATAAAATTAGGAACAAATATGTGGTTTTGAAGGATTCTTATGCAAATCTTTTAAATGGATGCTTAAAAGGAACTGTTGAAAACATATCGAAGTTTGGCAGCACCATATTAAGAGGCAAAGACAGGCTTAAAAAAGAGTTAGACAAGGTAAGTCCTGATATTGTACTTTTAGAGTTTGGGGGGAATGATTGCGATTTTAATTGGGATGAGGTAGCTAAAGACCCTTACAAAGAACATCTGCCAAACACTGATTTCAATGTGTTTAAAGAGACATTAAGAGAACTCATAGATTCGCTTAAAAATGCCAACATAGCACCGGTTTTGCTTACGCTTCCTCCATTGGATGCAGACAGATACTTTAGCTGGATTAGCAAAGGCAATAAAGAAATGGCAAAAAACATATTGACGTGGCTTGGAAGCGTCACAAAGATATACTGGTGGCAGGAAAGATACAATTCTGCCATATTGAGCATAGCCTCAAGCACCGATACGAAGATAATAGATGTGAGAAGCGCGTTTTTAGATAGACCTGATTACAGAAAGCTTTTATGTGAAGATGGAATACACCCGAATGAGGAGGGCCACAAAGCGATTGCAGATAGGATAAAAGACTACGTCATGACATATTACGAATTCCTTTTAAAATAA
- a CDS encoding phosphodiester glycosidase family protein: protein MKKIIAYVIFQVFLAVIVIPMSIFYGPFTNIRNTLVATAMTTFSHKYIATLFLPQSKIDAIMKEMTNISTDSSKSSLLNFKNNHDTTIEVNDISSSRFKGKVILIHDPTRVEVGISSKLPKEGETVSEIAKENGAIAAINAGGFIGYVDGAWTGSGGTPGGIIIHNGKLIYNNAYSKDGKIDLAGFTTDGKLLVGKYTLDEIKKLNLKEAVSFGPALVVNGKPMIKTGDGGWGIAPRTAIGQRADGTVIFLVIDGRAISSVGATLKDVQNIMLDYGAVNATNLDGGSSTTMYYKGKVINNPSNPLGERMVPTIFYAK, encoded by the coding sequence ATGAAAAAGATAATAGCATATGTAATATTTCAAGTATTTTTGGCTGTCATAGTTATACCGATGTCCATATTTTACGGTCCTTTTACAAATATCAGAAATACTTTGGTAGCGACAGCTATGACTACATTTAGCCATAAGTACATTGCCACATTATTTTTGCCTCAAAGCAAAATTGACGCTATAATGAAGGAAATGACAAATATATCTACAGACAGCAGCAAAAGTAGTCTATTGAATTTCAAAAACAACCACGATACGACGATTGAAGTGAACGACATAAGCAGCAGCAGATTCAAAGGAAAGGTGATTTTAATTCACGATCCTACGAGAGTTGAAGTAGGCATATCAAGCAAGCTTCCTAAAGAAGGAGAGACAGTCAGTGAGATAGCGAAAGAAAATGGGGCTATAGCTGCTATAAACGCTGGAGGCTTTATTGGATACGTTGATGGTGCGTGGACTGGAAGTGGAGGAACGCCAGGCGGAATCATCATACACAATGGAAAGCTAATATACAACAATGCCTACAGCAAAGACGGTAAAATCGACCTTGCAGGATTTACAACAGACGGCAAACTGCTGGTGGGCAAATACACGTTGGACGAGATAAAAAAATTAAATTTAAAAGAAGCTGTAAGCTTTGGTCCTGCTCTCGTAGTCAATGGAAAGCCTATGATAAAGACTGGTGACGGTGGATGGGGTATTGCCCCAAGGACTGCAATAGGACAGAGGGCCGATGGTACAGTCATATTTTTAGTCATAGACGGAAGGGCAATATCCAGCGTCGGAGCCACGTTAAAGGATGTGCAAAACATAATGCTGGATTATGGTGCCGTAAATGCCACAAATCTTGACGGAGGATCCTCAACCACCATGTACTACAAAGGAAAAGTCATAAACAATCCGTCAAATCCTTTAGGCGAGAGAATGGTTCCTACAATATTTTATGCAAAATAA
- a CDS encoding DUF3368 domain-containing protein: protein MRKVVLNSTPIIILRNIGRMDLLKQLYENVYIPYGVYEEVNIVENCQIEDFIKIVKIKNEEAKQFFPTSLHKGEVEVMILAKEINADLCIIDDYLARQHSKSLGLVVSGTLGILVKAKEKGIIKRVKPVVDDMIRKGFYIDKKLYNEILNICGEK from the coding sequence ATGCGTAAAGTTGTTTTAAACTCTACACCGATTATAATTCTTCGAAATATAGGCCGAATGGATCTTTTAAAACAGCTTTACGAGAATGTATATATCCCTTATGGTGTATATGAAGAAGTGAATATTGTTGAAAATTGCCAAATTGAAGACTTTATAAAAATTGTTAAGATAAAAAATGAAGAGGCAAAGCAATTTTTCCCTACAAGCCTTCATAAGGGTGAAGTTGAAGTGATGATTTTGGCTAAAGAGATTAATGCTGATTTGTGTATTATTGATGATTACCTTGCAAGACAGCATTCAAAAAGCTTAGGACTTGTTGTAAGTGGCACGCTGGGGATTTTGGTAAAGGCAAAGGAAAAAGGAATCATAAAAAGAGTAAAGCCAGTTGTAGACGATATGATACGAAAGGGATTCTACATCGACAAAAAATTGTATAATGAGATCTTAAATATTTGTGGCGAAAAGTAA
- a CDS encoding UPF0175 family protein → MKFTEKIEIPEEILLSLGKSGEELIDEMKKTLAVRYYQEKKLSLGQCAGLAGVSEEDFIKYLSGFNISIFSYVGGEELAEDIRNA, encoded by the coding sequence ATGAAGTTTACAGAGAAAATAGAAATTCCTGAAGAAATATTATTAAGTCTTGGAAAAAGTGGAGAAGAGCTTATAGATGAGATGAAAAAAACTTTAGCAGTTAGATATTATCAAGAGAAAAAGCTTTCATTAGGTCAATGTGCTGGACTTGCTGGTGTAAGTGAGGAAGATTTCATAAAGTATTTATCTGGTTTTAATATAAGCATTTTTTCTTACGTTGGCGGAGAAGAACTTGCGGAGGATATAAGAAATGCGTAA
- a CDS encoding iron-containing alcohol dehydrogenase — MNNFDFVCPTKIIFGKGTENRVGQETKKYSKKVLFVYGSGSIKKTGLYDKVVKSLKDNGVDYIELSGVKPNPRLSLVYEGIKICKENGIDFILAVGGGSAIDTAKAIAVGALYDGKVWDFFVGKAEIEKALPVGVILTLAATGSEASDSAVITNEDGWYKKGIHSDLIRPQFAIMNPELLYTLPQYQTAAGAADIMAHIMERYFTNVRNVDLTDRLCEATLKTMINNVPRLIENPEDYDARAEVMWVGTIAHNGLLDTGRIGDWASHRIEHELSAIYDIAHGAGLAIIFPAWMKYVYKHDLDRFVQFAVKVWDVDLTFTDREAIALEGIKRLEDFFKNIGLPVTLKEANIPYDRFEEMADKCTSNGATTVGQFVKLTKDDIINIYNLAK; from the coding sequence ATGAACAATTTTGATTTTGTTTGTCCGACAAAGATCATCTTTGGCAAAGGGACTGAAAATAGAGTAGGCCAAGAGACAAAAAAATATTCAAAAAAAGTATTGTTTGTCTACGGCAGTGGCAGCATAAAAAAGACAGGTCTTTACGACAAAGTCGTAAAATCGCTAAAAGACAATGGTGTTGATTACATAGAATTATCAGGAGTAAAACCAAATCCAAGGCTTAGCTTGGTTTATGAAGGGATAAAGATTTGCAAAGAAAACGGCATTGACTTTATATTGGCTGTAGGTGGAGGTAGTGCCATAGACACTGCAAAGGCTATCGCTGTTGGTGCGCTTTACGATGGCAAAGTGTGGGATTTCTTTGTAGGCAAAGCTGAGATTGAAAAGGCATTGCCAGTAGGTGTAATATTGACGTTGGCTGCAACAGGAAGTGAAGCCAGCGACAGTGCAGTCATAACGAATGAAGATGGTTGGTACAAGAAAGGTATACATTCTGATCTCATAAGGCCTCAATTTGCCATAATGAATCCAGAGCTTTTGTACACACTTCCTCAGTATCAGACGGCTGCAGGTGCAGCGGATATAATGGCTCATATAATGGAAAGGTACTTTACAAATGTCCGCAATGTAGATCTTACAGATAGGCTTTGTGAAGCAACGCTTAAGACAATGATAAACAATGTTCCAAGGCTTATTGAAAATCCTGAAGACTATGATGCGAGAGCTGAAGTGATGTGGGTAGGTACTATTGCACATAATGGATTGCTGGATACGGGAAGAATCGGTGATTGGGCATCACACAGGATTGAGCATGAACTAAGCGCAATCTACGATATAGCACACGGCGCAGGTCTTGCTATAATATTCCCAGCATGGATGAAATACGTGTATAAACACGACTTGGATAGATTTGTCCAGTTTGCCGTTAAAGTTTGGGATGTAGACTTGACATTTACCGACAGAGAAGCGATAGCGCTGGAAGGTATAAAAAGACTTGAGGATTTCTTCAAAAATATAGGTCTTCCTGTGACACTGAAGGAAGCTAATATACCTTATGACAGGTTTGAGGAGATGGCAGATAAATGCACGTCAAATGGGGCGACAACTGTCGGGCAGTTTGTTAAACTTACGAAAGATGACATAATAAACATATACAATCTTGCAAAATAA
- a CDS encoding DNRLRE domain-containing protein has product MVVLPTIQINPTDDAYISQYFPTQNFGNSISLFTGEYLRFGNMPDAYRTLLKFDLSGAIPSGNVMTDAKLYLYVNRKDMPDSVLYPQNITIYENLNDFSQSTVTWNTAPFTVVTPYSFTVTDSMVGSYIGIDITNLAYKWVLTPSLNFGITIKGIENVVDTIIGYESTNNVNKPYLEITYEPCPVCPTGPTGPTGPTGPTGPTGPTGPTGPTGPTGPTGPTGPTGPTGPTGPTGPTGPTGPTGAGIAAYGYIYNTTGNTVILGGDVTFDSNGPLVGISHTAGTAPITFDVGGTYRISYTATASVAILNSMVLTLNGTPLPETQYSTIINATELVGEAIITVSAGDVLTLRNTGVALTLASGVVNASITLLKLD; this is encoded by the coding sequence GTGGTTGTTTTGCCAACTATTCAAATTAACCCTACTGACGATGCTTATATATCGCAGTATTTTCCTACTCAAAATTTCGGCAATTCTATTTCACTATTTACTGGCGAATATTTAAGGTTTGGAAATATGCCAGATGCTTACAGAACTCTATTAAAGTTTGACTTATCAGGAGCTATACCGTCTGGTAATGTGATGACAGATGCTAAACTGTATCTTTATGTAAACAGAAAAGATATGCCTGACAGCGTACTGTATCCACAGAATATTACAATCTATGAAAACTTAAATGACTTCAGTCAATCGACGGTAACTTGGAATACGGCACCTTTTACCGTCGTAACTCCTTATAGTTTTACTGTTACCGACAGCATGGTAGGAAGCTATATAGGAATTGATATAACAAACTTAGCATATAAATGGGTCTTAACACCATCTTTAAACTTTGGCATAACCATAAAGGGAATAGAAAATGTAGTTGACACTATAATAGGATATGAATCAACTAACAATGTAAATAAGCCATATCTTGAAATAACTTATGAACCATGTCCTGTATGTCCTACCGGTCCAACCGGTCCGACTGGTCCTACTGGCCCTACCGGTCCGACTGGTCCTACTGGTCCTACCGGCCCGACTGGCCCGACTGGTCCTACTGGTCCTACCGGCCCGACTGGTCCTACCGGCCCGACTGGTCCTACTGGTCCTACTGGTCCTACCGGCCCGACTGGCGCAGGAATAGCAGCTTACGGATATATTTACAACACAACTGGTAACACCGTCATTCTTGGTGGAGATGTAACATTTGACAGCAATGGACCGTTAGTAGGCATCTCTCACACAGCAGGAACTGCACCTATAACATTTGATGTCGGCGGAACCTATAGAATTAGCTATACTGCGACAGCTTCAGTAGCTATTTTGAATTCGATGGTGTTGACATTAAACGGCACTCCATTACCTGAAACGCAGTATTCTACCATTATCAATGCAACTGAACTAGTAGGTGAAGCTATAATAACAGTATCCGCTGGAGACGTATTGACTTTGAGAAATACAGGCGTCGCCTTGACTTTAGCTTCTGGAGTCGTAAATGCTTCTATCACATTGCTAAAGCTTGACTGA
- a CDS encoding glycosyltransferase family 2 protein, protein MCQSITISLCMIVKNEELTLDRCLTSIKDAVDEIIIVDTGSTDLTKNIAKKFTDKIFDFKWIDDFSAARNFSFSKATMDYILWLDADDYVEPGDLEKLINLKNNFDPSIDSVTMKYVLTKTSNGNPSFISIRNRLVKRTKDFKWVGAVHEYLEVYGKIYNSDIQIVHGKIKNTPNRNIEIYEKMIESKKDFSPRDMFYYANELAEHKRYTEAVQYYNMFIDSKKGWMEDILYSLGKLADCYEALGDLDKRDKVLFKSFEYDVPRPEFCCRLGYKFLQENKIKQSIFWYELATKVEKPNQGFVNIACSTWLPHIQLCICYYRLGDIKKSYMHNEEARKYDPNNPMVLQNKAFLESLLNNK, encoded by the coding sequence ATGTGCCAAAGTATAACTATAAGTCTGTGCATGATAGTAAAAAATGAAGAACTGACATTGGATAGGTGCTTAACATCCATAAAAGATGCGGTAGATGAAATAATCATAGTTGATACAGGTTCTACTGACTTAACAAAAAATATTGCAAAGAAATTTACTGATAAAATATTTGATTTTAAGTGGATAGACGATTTTAGCGCAGCAAGAAATTTTTCATTTAGCAAAGCGACAATGGATTATATATTATGGCTTGATGCAGATGATTATGTGGAACCAGGCGATTTAGAAAAACTTATAAATCTTAAAAACAATTTTGACCCATCTATTGACTCAGTGACGATGAAGTACGTATTGACTAAAACATCAAATGGCAATCCATCTTTCATAAGCATTAGAAATCGCCTTGTTAAAAGGACGAAGGATTTTAAATGGGTTGGCGCAGTGCATGAATACCTTGAGGTCTACGGAAAAATTTACAATAGCGATATACAAATTGTGCATGGTAAAATAAAAAATACGCCCAATAGAAACATTGAAATTTACGAAAAAATGATTGAAAGCAAAAAAGACTTTTCGCCAAGAGATATGTTTTACTATGCAAATGAATTAGCCGAACACAAAAGATATACTGAAGCCGTTCAATATTACAACATGTTTATAGACTCCAAGAAAGGATGGATGGAAGATATACTGTATTCTCTCGGAAAGCTTGCTGACTGCTATGAAGCTTTAGGAGACTTAGACAAAAGGGATAAAGTGCTTTTTAAATCTTTTGAGTACGACGTACCAAGGCCTGAATTCTGTTGCAGATTAGGTTATAAATTTTTGCAGGAAAACAAGATAAAACAATCTATTTTCTGGTATGAGCTTGCGACAAAAGTAGAAAAACCTAATCAAGGCTTTGTAAATATAGCATGTTCAACATGGCTTCCACATATTCAGTTGTGTATATGCTATTATAGATTAGGTGACATAAAAAAATCATATATGCATAATGAAGAAGCGAGAAAGTATGACCCAAATAATCCTATGGTGCTTCAAAACAAAGCATTTTTAGAAAGCTTATTAAATAACAAATGA
- the asnB gene encoding asparagine synthase B — protein MCGIAGIFHGNDTNRVKMMLEKIVHRGPDDHGIFSDSNITLGHNRLTIIDLYNGRQPMKNEDGRYWMIFNGEIYNYKSLRSELKNHNFATNTDSEVIIHLYEELKEDCVNYLDGMFSLVIYDSIEKTIFMARDPLGIKPLYYGYTEEGYLAFASEIKALQVVTDDINEFPNGQTYTTKNGFSKYFSIEQDPINIKNADDIVNGLRLRLEDSVRKRLVADVPVGVFLSGGLDSSLIAAIAAKYKKNLNSFAVGMEGSNDIKNARIVADYIGTIHHELIYTEDDIKKILPKVIYYLESCDPALVRSAVATYFVSKLASKYVKVVLSGEGADELFGGYHYLKNYSNNWEMHTELRSITGNLHNSNLQRVDRMTMANSIEGRVPFLDTEMIHYAFKIKPSYKISEKDKTEKWILRKTAEEYLPDSIVWRRKEKFSIGTGTNEVLNSLGEAEISDRYFVKNKKLANGFEIKSKEEMYYYNILKEQFAVDAFINEMGRSRSLDDFQIYA, from the coding sequence TTGTGCGGGATAGCTGGTATATTTCATGGGAACGACACAAATAGAGTTAAGATGATGTTGGAGAAAATTGTACATCGTGGACCAGACGATCATGGTATATTTTCAGACTCAAATATTACATTAGGACATAATAGGTTGACTATAATTGACTTATATAATGGTAGGCAACCGATGAAAAATGAAGACGGAAGATATTGGATGATATTTAATGGTGAAATTTACAATTACAAGTCATTAAGAAGTGAGTTAAAAAATCATAATTTTGCCACAAATACAGATAGTGAGGTGATAATTCATTTATACGAAGAATTAAAAGAGGACTGTGTTAATTACTTGGATGGCATGTTTTCGCTGGTTATTTATGATTCTATTGAAAAAACAATATTTATGGCTAGGGATCCACTAGGAATAAAGCCATTGTATTACGGTTATACAGAAGAAGGTTATTTGGCTTTTGCATCGGAGATTAAGGCGCTGCAAGTTGTCACAGACGATATAAATGAATTTCCTAATGGACAAACATATACGACAAAAAATGGATTTTCAAAATATTTTTCTATAGAACAAGATCCAATAAATATAAAAAATGCAGATGATATAGTAAATGGACTAAGGCTTAGATTAGAGGATTCAGTGAGGAAAAGATTAGTTGCTGATGTTCCAGTTGGAGTATTTCTTAGTGGTGGTCTTGATAGCAGCCTTATAGCTGCCATTGCTGCAAAGTACAAGAAGAATTTAAATTCCTTTGCAGTTGGCATGGAAGGCAGTAATGATATAAAAAACGCAAGGATTGTTGCAGACTATATTGGTACAATTCACCATGAGTTAATTTATACAGAAGACGATATAAAGAAAATACTGCCAAAAGTTATATATTATCTTGAATCCTGTGATCCAGCTTTAGTACGGAGTGCTGTTGCGACATACTTTGTATCTAAGCTTGCCAGCAAATATGTAAAAGTTGTCTTATCTGGTGAAGGTGCAGATGAACTATTTGGTGGTTATCATTATTTAAAAAATTACTCAAATAATTGGGAAATGCACACAGAACTTAGAAGTATAACAGGAAATTTGCACAACAGTAATTTACAAAGAGTTGACAGGATGACAATGGCCAATTCAATAGAAGGAAGAGTGCCTTTTTTAGATACGGAAATGATTCACTATGCTTTTAAAATAAAGCCATCTTATAAAATAAGCGAAAAAGATAAAACAGAAAAGTGGATTCTTAGAAAGACTGCGGAAGAGTATCTACCTGATTCAATTGTTTGGAGGAGGAAAGAAAAATTTTCGATTGGTACTGGCACAAATGAAGTTTTAAATTCATTGGGAGAGGCAGAGATAAGTGACAGATATTTTGTTAAAAATAAGAAATTGGCTAATGGATTTGAGATAAAGTCAAAAGAGGAGATGTACTACTACAATATTTTAAAAGAGCAATTTGCTGTTGACGCTTTTATTAATGAGATGGGTAGGAGCCGAAGCCTTGATGATTTTCAAATATATGCTTAA
- a CDS encoding methyl-accepting chemotaxis protein, giving the protein MKSIRIKIFSLVTLFIVVPLLITGYFSVNEAQTILKSRIDKSNQAALSVLDNYVGMVKQNAEISLNDIANSSDLKNYIKTGDSSSLLDKLKGVEDNNSIILNAYFTAKDGKTIIYPVQDVSGVDLTKRPWYQAALDAGGAIASTEPYKDILSGKPEITMSKAIFDENQNLAGVVGIDIDLSKLSDAISSIKIGNSGYFYLMTSDGTVISHPDKTMMFTKITKYSFGKQLLSLNNKTMEYTFNNQLKFASVKKLSEFGWIGVVSTTIQELNVDTSSIRNTMITVMIICLIFGLILAFIFISTLTGGIRKISKTMEKASKGELVLSTDIKSRDEVGLLSKSYNDMIEGIRSLVIKIKNVAESVNNISNNIASSSEQVSSTMQDVARAIEQIAEGSSNQAESAQSSAKATLELGKLIDTAMNDSNNILDEVTNINMISESSNEIIESLLAKTQQSIESNNKVRESTLFLRDKSNQIGKIVDTIRQIADQTNLLSLNAAIEAARAGEAGKGFAVVADEVRKLADESSLAAKSISELISEIQNDVNETVATVENANNIVMEQSNSVNNTKEIFEGIIQALKFVTDMINSLNDSLKEIEANKNKIVDAVQDIAAVSEETAASTEEISASSQEQTAIIEELSSTANELKMYAEELMESLKMFKIE; this is encoded by the coding sequence GTGAAAAGCATAAGGATCAAGATTTTCTCATTGGTTACCCTGTTTATCGTCGTACCGCTTCTCATTACAGGCTATTTTTCTGTAAATGAAGCGCAGACAATTTTAAAAAGCAGAATAGACAAATCAAATCAAGCGGCTCTTTCAGTGCTTGACAATTACGTTGGAATGGTGAAGCAAAACGCGGAGATTTCACTTAATGATATTGCCAATTCCAGCGACCTTAAAAACTACATCAAAACCGGCGATTCAAGTAGCTTGTTGGATAAATTAAAAGGTGTAGAAGACAACAATTCGATCATATTAAACGCTTATTTTACAGCTAAAGACGGTAAGACCATCATCTACCCTGTTCAAGATGTAAGTGGAGTAGATCTCACTAAAAGGCCTTGGTATCAAGCTGCTTTAGATGCAGGAGGTGCTATTGCTTCTACTGAGCCTTACAAGGACATCCTGTCTGGCAAACCTGAGATAACCATGTCAAAAGCCATATTTGATGAAAACCAAAACTTAGCAGGAGTTGTCGGAATAGACATAGACCTATCGAAGCTTTCGGATGCCATAAGCAGCATAAAGATAGGAAATTCAGGATACTTTTACTTGATGACAAGTGATGGCACTGTCATATCCCATCCTGACAAAACTATGATGTTTACAAAGATTACAAAGTACAGCTTTGGCAAACAGCTTTTGTCCCTTAATAATAAGACGATGGAGTACACTTTTAACAACCAGTTGAAGTTTGCCAGCGTCAAGAAGCTAAGCGAATTTGGATGGATCGGCGTCGTTTCGACGACTATTCAGGAGCTAAATGTTGATACAAGCTCCATAAGGAATACGATGATCACTGTAATGATTATCTGCCTCATATTTGGGCTCATTTTGGCATTTATCTTTATTTCTACTTTGACAGGCGGCATCAGGAAAATATCAAAGACGATGGAGAAAGCGTCAAAAGGTGAGCTTGTGCTTAGCACTGATATAAAATCAAGAGATGAAGTAGGACTGCTTTCTAAAAGCTACAATGACATGATTGAAGGAATACGGTCATTGGTCATAAAGATAAAAAATGTGGCTGAATCTGTAAACAATATTTCCAATAACATTGCATCGTCGTCAGAGCAAGTTTCGTCCACAATGCAAGATGTGGCCAGGGCAATAGAGCAGATAGCTGAAGGTTCATCGAATCAGGCTGAAAGCGCTCAAAGCAGCGCAAAAGCAACACTGGAGCTTGGAAAGCTTATAGATACGGCTATGAACGACTCCAACAATATTTTGGACGAAGTCACAAACATAAACATGATTTCGGAAAGCAGCAATGAGATAATTGAAAGCCTTTTAGCTAAGACGCAGCAAAGCATCGAATCCAACAACAAAGTAAGAGAATCTACACTTTTCTTGAGAGATAAATCAAACCAGATAGGAAAGATAGTGGATACAATAAGGCAGATAGCGGATCAGACCAATTTGCTGTCTTTAAATGCAGCTATAGAAGCTGCAAGAGCGGGAGAGGCTGGAAAAGGCTTTGCTGTTGTTGCTGATGAAGTGAGAAAATTGGCTGATGAGTCAAGCCTTGCTGCTAAAAGCATATCAGAGCTTATATCTGAGATACAAAATGACGTAAATGAAACGGTGGCAACGGTGGAAAATGCCAATAATATCGTCATGGAGCAAAGCAATTCCGTCAATAACACGAAAGAGATATTTGAAGGCATTATACAAGCCTTGAAGTTTGTGACAGACATGATAAACAGCCTGAACGACTCTTTAAAAGAGATAGAAGCCAATAAGAACAAGATCGTTGATGCTGTGCAGGATATAGCTGCTGTATCTGAGGAAACTGCGGCGTCTACTGAGGAGATTTCGGCATCATCACAAGAGCAGACAGCTATAATTGAGGAGCTTTCAAGCACGGCAAATGAGCTTAAAATGTATGCAGAAGAGCTTATGGAATCGCTTAAGATGTTTAAAATAGAGTAA
- the pgeF gene encoding peptidoglycan editing factor PgeF yields the protein MDIGFKRNEKDGLVFYTIPAFEETGKVKHLFSTRIGGISGGPYSSLNLSLTRYDDKESVYENFNRICHVANINYNDMVFSNQIHSDGIRIVNESDKGKNFGESDIKNADALMTNERGIPIVTFYADCTPLYFLDPVKNVIALAHAGWRGTVKEIGPKTVETMVTAFGSDKKDILAAIGPAIGFCCYEVGKDVADEISRLNIDIDDVLLDKGDGKWMLNLEMTNYYELINCGIKDENITISGLCTSCNIDEFYSYRRDKGITGSMAAFMELI from the coding sequence GTGGATATAGGATTTAAAAGAAATGAAAAAGATGGCCTCGTCTTTTATACGATACCTGCATTTGAAGAAACCGGGAAGGTAAAACATCTTTTTTCCACAAGAATAGGCGGCATAAGTGGTGGGCCTTACAGCTCTCTTAACTTAAGCCTTACAAGGTACGATGATAAAGAAAGCGTGTATGAAAATTTTAATCGTATATGCCATGTTGCAAATATCAATTACAACGATATGGTGTTTTCAAATCAAATCCATTCAGATGGCATTAGAATTGTCAATGAATCTGACAAAGGTAAAAACTTTGGGGAAAGCGATATAAAAAACGCGGATGCTTTGATGACCAATGAAAGAGGCATACCCATTGTGACATTTTATGCTGATTGCACACCTCTTTATTTCTTAGATCCTGTAAAAAACGTCATAGCATTAGCGCATGCTGGATGGAGAGGCACAGTGAAAGAAATTGGCCCTAAGACTGTTGAGACGATGGTAACTGCTTTTGGCTCTGATAAAAAAGATATACTTGCAGCTATAGGTCCAGCTATAGGCTTTTGCTGCTATGAGGTAGGTAAAGATGTGGCAGATGAAATATCAAGATTAAATATCGACATAGATGATGTATTGTTGGACAAAGGCGATGGAAAGTGGATGTTAAACCTTGAGATGACAAACTACTATGAGCTTATAAACTGTGGGATAAAAGATGAGAACATAACTATATCAGGCCTTTGCACATCTTGCAATATTGATGAGTTTTACTCTTACAGAAGGGACAAGGGTATAACAGGCAGCATGGCGGCATTTATGGAATTGATATGA